In Amphiura filiformis chromosome 1, Afil_fr2py, whole genome shotgun sequence, the following are encoded in one genomic region:
- the LOC140167639 gene encoding neuronal acetylcholine receptor subunit beta-3-like isoform X1 has translation MTFLSWTYNGQELNLSPDKSIDGTQRSYLENGVWDLIEVAAKKVTSKYVCCEINYYNLEYRLVFHRQASFYISYIVIPVILLSLLAVTVFFLPPDNGSKLQFSITNLLALSFFEKLISEVIPPTGENAPVIDIYFQIMIIMVSLSVFATVFIINLSSRSQEPVPKWMKWLAFEKLPHILFLNSYVQMVREANKTTNSQANKTTTGKQNGVDSDGFQHIANPAVINNGDYRDKYNRAYHDHCYKGSSFTTHSKDDKSVFAKDWYLVAIILSRFFALLFCTVVIASTVTILTFIWYQSTIEFEYALGKLKDEWNTKTFFSDG, from the exons ATGACCTTTCTATCTTGGACCTACAATGGTCAGGAATTAAATCTATCTCCAGATAAATCGATTGATGGAACCCAAAGAAG CTATTTGGAAAATGGAGTCTGGGATTTAATTGAAGTGGCCGCCAAAAAAGTAAcctcaaaatatgtgtgttgtgaGATCAATTATTACAATTTGGAATATCGGCTTGTCTTTCATCGTCAGGCTTCATTCTACATCAGTTACATAGTTATTCCTGTCATTTTACTCTCACTTCTTGCCGTCACAGTATTCTTTTTACCGCCTGATAATGGTTCAAAGTTACAGTTTTCAATAACAAACTTGTTGGCACTGTCATTCTTCGAAAAACTTATTTCTGAAGTGATACCGCCTACCGGAGAAAATGCACCAGTAATCG ATATTTACTTCCAAATCATGATCATCATGGTCAGTTTATCTGTGTTCGCAACAGTTTTCATCATCAATCTAAGCAGTCGATCTCAGGAACCAGTTCCCAAATGGATGAAATGGCTAGCATTTGAAAAACTACcacatattttgtttttgaacaGCTATGTTCAAATGGTCAGGGAAGCTAACAAAACAACAAACTCACAAGCAAACAAGACGACAACAGGAAAACAAAACGGAGTTGACTCCGATGGATTTCAACACATAGCGAACCCGGCAGTTATCAATAACGGTGATTACAGAGACAAATATAACCGTGCTTACCACGATCACTGTTATAAAGGATCAAGTTTTACTACACATAGCAAAGATGATAAAAGCGTCTTTGCCAAAGACTGGTACCTTGTAGCGATAATTCTCAGTCGCTTCTTTGCATTGCTATTCTGTACAGTTGTCATTGCAAGCACTGTAACTATTCTAACTTTTATATGGTATCAAAGTACCATTGAATTTGAATATGCTTTGGGTAAACTAAAAGACGAATGGAATACCAAAACATTCTTCTCTGATGGGTAA